A stretch of Bacteroidota bacterium DNA encodes these proteins:
- a CDS encoding OsmC family protein, whose protein sequence is MHTSEVVYKGELRTVLTHQKSGQQVITDAQVDNNGKGEAFSPTDLLATSLGTCMLTVMGIVARRNNINIDGTKVEILKVMAESPRRVSEIYVDMFFPANKYSQKEKDLLERTAVNCPVAKSLHPDIKQKTRFHY, encoded by the coding sequence ATGCATACATCTGAAGTTGTTTATAAAGGCGAATTGCGAACCGTTTTAACGCATCAGAAATCCGGACAGCAGGTGATTACCGATGCCCAGGTGGATAACAATGGAAAAGGCGAGGCATTTTCGCCTACCGATTTGCTTGCTACATCGCTCGGCACCTGCATGCTCACGGTGATGGGAATTGTTGCCCGAAGAAATAATATTAATATAGATGGAACAAAAGTGGAAATTCTCAAAGTGATGGCAGAAAGCCCTCGCAGGGTTTCAGAAATTTATGTGGATATGTTTTTTCCTGCGAACAAATATTCTCAAAAAGAAAAGGACTTGCTGGAACGCACTGCCGTCAATTGCCCGGTTGCGAAAAGTCTGCATCCTGATATAAAGCAAAAAACCCGCTTCCATTACTGA
- the lipA gene encoding lipoyl synthase: MSEILEPRAKKPDWLRVKLPTGKNYLHVRKLVDTHKLHTICESGNCPNMGECWGAGTATFMILGNVCTRSCGFCAVATGKPSAVDKAEPMRVATSVKLMNVKHCVITSVDRDDLPDGGSEIWVETIRAVRKISPQTKFETLIPDFKGIKENMDVVFAERPDVLSHNLETVSRLTKQVRVQAKYERSLEVLRRAKEFNLRTKSGIMLGLGETEKEILETMDNLRSANVDVLTLGQYLQPTRQHLPVKEFIHPEIFSRYKEIGLSKGFRYVESGPLVRSSYHAERHVL; this comes from the coding sequence GTGTCTGAAATTCTTGAACCTCGTGCAAAAAAACCCGATTGGCTTCGGGTAAAACTTCCCACCGGAAAAAATTATCTGCACGTTCGAAAATTAGTTGACACCCATAAACTCCACACCATTTGCGAAAGCGGCAACTGCCCGAACATGGGCGAATGCTGGGGAGCGGGCACCGCCACCTTCATGATTCTTGGAAATGTTTGCACGCGCTCGTGCGGTTTTTGCGCAGTGGCGACCGGAAAACCTTCTGCAGTAGATAAAGCAGAACCCATGCGTGTTGCAACTTCCGTGAAATTGATGAACGTGAAGCATTGCGTAATTACTTCGGTGGACAGAGATGATTTGCCCGATGGAGGTTCTGAAATTTGGGTGGAAACTATTCGCGCAGTCAGAAAAATTTCTCCGCAAACAAAATTTGAAACGCTCATTCCCGATTTCAAAGGAATAAAGGAAAACATGGACGTGGTTTTTGCAGAAAGACCTGATGTACTTTCTCATAATCTGGAAACAGTATCCAGATTAACAAAACAAGTGCGGGTGCAGGCGAAGTACGAGAGAAGTTTGGAAGTTCTCAGGCGCGCCAAAGAATTTAATCTTCGGACAAAATCAGGAATTATGCTTGGCTTGGGCGAAACCGAAAAAGAAATTTTAGAAACGATGGATAATTTGCGCAGTGCCAATGTGGATGTGCTCACGCTCGGACAATACCTTCAGCCCACCAGGCAGCATTTACCGGTAAAAGAATTCATTCACCCGGAAATTTTTTCCCGCTATAAAGAAATCGGCTTATCAAAAGGTTTTCGCTATGTGGAAAGCGGTCCGCTGGTGCGTTCTTCTTATCATGCCGAACGCCACGTGTTATAA